One segment of Schistocerca cancellata isolate TAMUIC-IGC-003103 chromosome 2, iqSchCanc2.1, whole genome shotgun sequence DNA contains the following:
- the LOC126162107 gene encoding uncharacterized protein LOC126162107 produces the protein MQLMLCCVCIALVVYTIPGNFSESVLQYITYGGYIIIVIGAIVGLATRDPIPKKVELVFLLTAVVLQVAAGSCCIHHARRRTSWPAHYSNGRDVSYACGSLAIINAGFFLLDAVLAVFEDEEYRVASQRG, from the exons ATGCTCTGCTGCGTCTGCATCGCGCTGGTGGTCTACACGATCCCGGGCAACTTCTCCGAGTCGGTGCTACAATACATCACGTACGGCGGCTACATCATTATCGTCATCGGTGCCATCGTCGGCCTGGCCACCAGGGACCCCATACCAAAGAAAGTG GAGCTGGTGTTCCTGCTGACGGCGGTGGTGCTGCAAGTGGCGGCGGGCAGCTGCTGCATCCACCACGCGCGCCGCCGCACCTCGTGGCCGGCGCACTACTCCAACGGGCGCGACGTCAGCTACGCGTGCGGCTCGCTCGCCATCATCAACGCCGGCTTCTTCCTGCTGGACGCTGTGCTCGCCGTCTTCGAGGACGAGGAGTACCGCGTCGCCTCGCAGCGCGGCTAG